A stretch of the Massilia varians genome encodes the following:
- a CDS encoding alpha/beta fold hydrolase — protein sequence MKASLLFALLVGLAGATLASGATAQTPVEAPNRFAAQPTPAERFEIKGMLVERHGSGARPLVLVPGLSSGGWVWGQMVRDFVPAHTVYVVTLPGFDGRPAVAGDPFDAAKGALTELIASRKLSKPVLVGHSLGATLALALAQDLPQQVGGVVAIDGLPVFPRTEEMAPEQRAAMAEGIRRQMAALTAPAFASQQHQYMRSIGMVDLGKADDAARLSARSDPAAVAAYMGAILARDLRPGLAGVQAPVLMLVPYFAPDAVVLNNITSADKLAYYRELMSGTPRLEAEAIDKARHFAMVDQPEAVADAVRRFLKKL from the coding sequence ATGAAAGCATCCCTGTTGTTCGCACTACTCGTCGGCCTGGCCGGCGCCACCCTTGCATCCGGCGCCACGGCCCAGACCCCGGTCGAAGCGCCGAACCGCTTCGCCGCCCAGCCCACGCCCGCCGAACGCTTCGAGATCAAGGGCATGCTGGTCGAGCGCCACGGCAGCGGCGCGCGCCCCCTGGTGCTGGTGCCGGGCCTGTCCAGCGGCGGCTGGGTGTGGGGCCAGATGGTGCGCGATTTCGTCCCGGCCCACACCGTCTACGTCGTCACCCTGCCCGGCTTCGACGGCCGCCCGGCCGTGGCCGGCGATCCATTCGATGCGGCCAAGGGCGCGCTCACCGAGCTGATCGCCTCGCGCAAGCTGTCGAAGCCGGTGCTGGTCGGCCACAGCCTGGGCGCGACGCTGGCGCTGGCGCTGGCCCAGGACTTGCCGCAGCAGGTGGGCGGCGTGGTCGCGATCGACGGCCTGCCGGTGTTCCCGCGCACCGAGGAGATGGCGCCGGAGCAGCGCGCGGCGATGGCCGAGGGCATCCGCAGGCAGATGGCTGCGCTTACCGCGCCGGCATTCGCGTCCCAGCAGCACCAGTACATGCGCAGCATCGGCATGGTCGACCTCGGCAAGGCCGACGACGCGGCCAGGCTCAGCGCGCGCAGCGATCCGGCCGCCGTCGCCGCCTACATGGGCGCGATCCTGGCACGCGACCTGCGCCCCGGCCTGGCGGGTGTCCAGGCCCCGGTGTTGATGCTGGTGCCCTACTTCGCGCCGGATGCCGTGGTGCTGAATAACATCACCAGCGCCGACAAGCTGGCGTATTATCGGGAGCTGATGAGCGGCACCCCGCGCCTGGAGGCCGAGGCCATCGACAAGGCGCGCCACTTCGCGATGGTCGACCAGCCCGAAGCGGTGGCCGATGCGGTCCGCCGTTTCCTCAAGAAGCTGTGA
- a CDS encoding helix-turn-helix transcriptional regulator, with amino-acid sequence MNNHIRALRAERGWSQAELADMLDVSRQSVNAIETGRYDPSLPLAFAIARLFQLPIESIFTPDQKSA; translated from the coding sequence ATGAACAACCATATCCGAGCCCTGCGGGCCGAGCGCGGCTGGAGCCAGGCCGAGCTGGCCGACATGCTCGACGTATCGCGCCAGAGCGTGAACGCGATCGAGACCGGCCGCTACGATCCCAGCCTGCCGCTGGCCTTCGCGATCGCCAGGCTGTTCCAACTACCGATCGAATCGATCTTCACCCCAGACCAGAAGTCAGCATGA
- a CDS encoding TIGR03862 family flavoprotein: MNQQPNRSKRVAVIGAGPAGLMAAETLAAGGVQVDVYDAMPSSGRKFLLAGKGGMNITHSEPLAAFRGRYREREREVGRWLDGFDPQAVRDWIHGLGIDTFVGSSGRVFPREMKAAPLLRAWLHRLREAGVRFHMRHRWLGWQDGRLRLAAPDGEILLDADATVLALGGASWARLGSDGAWVPLLAGRGVEVAPLVPANCGFDVDWSAHFRDKHAGAPLTTVALAWRGAGGALEKRQGQFVVTSSGIEGSLVYAVSAPLREQIAAAGSATIWLDLLPDLDAARVLAEVARPRGSRSMSSHLQGRLGIKGVKAGLLHECLSKEAYADPGQLARALKALQLVLVRPRPIDEAISSAGGVRFEALDGESSMLRGVPGVFVAGEMLDWEAPTGGYLLTACFGSGRAAGRDALAYLGINR, encoded by the coding sequence ATGAACCAGCAGCCCAACCGAAGCAAACGCGTCGCCGTGATCGGCGCCGGTCCCGCCGGCCTGATGGCGGCCGAAACCCTGGCCGCGGGCGGGGTGCAGGTCGACGTCTACGATGCGATGCCGTCGAGCGGCCGCAAGTTCCTGCTGGCCGGGAAGGGCGGGATGAACATCACCCATTCGGAGCCGCTGGCGGCCTTCCGCGGCCGCTATCGCGAGCGCGAGCGTGAAGTCGGGCGCTGGCTGGACGGCTTCGACCCGCAGGCGGTGCGCGACTGGATCCATGGGCTCGGCATCGACACGTTCGTCGGCAGCTCGGGACGCGTGTTTCCGCGCGAGATGAAGGCCGCGCCGCTGCTGCGCGCCTGGCTGCACCGGCTGCGCGAGGCCGGGGTGCGCTTCCACATGCGGCACCGCTGGCTGGGCTGGCAGGATGGCCGCCTGCGCCTGGCTGCGCCTGACGGGGAAATCCTGCTGGATGCCGACGCCACCGTGCTGGCCCTGGGCGGCGCCAGCTGGGCGCGGCTCGGCTCGGACGGCGCCTGGGTGCCGCTGCTGGCCGGACGCGGCGTCGAGGTGGCGCCCCTGGTCCCGGCCAACTGCGGCTTCGACGTCGACTGGAGCGCGCATTTCAGGGACAAGCATGCGGGCGCGCCGCTCACCACCGTGGCGCTGGCCTGGCGCGGCGCCGGGGGCGCGCTGGAGAAGCGCCAGGGCCAGTTCGTCGTCACCAGTTCCGGCATCGAGGGCAGCTTGGTGTACGCTGTCTCGGCGCCGCTGCGCGAGCAGATCGCGGCCGCCGGCAGCGCCACCATCTGGCTCGACCTGCTGCCCGACCTCGACGCGGCGCGCGTGCTGGCCGAGGTGGCGCGGCCGCGCGGTTCGCGCTCGATGTCGAGCCACCTGCAGGGGCGCCTGGGAATCAAGGGCGTGAAAGCCGGCCTGCTGCACGAATGCCTGTCGAAGGAAGCCTATGCCGATCCGGGCCAGCTGGCGCGTGCGCTGAAGGCCTTGCAGCTTGTCCTGGTGCGCCCGCGTCCGATCGATGAGGCGATCAGCAGTGCCGGTGGCGTGCGTTTCGAGGCGCTCGATGGCGAGAGCAGCATGCTGCGCGGCGTGCCGGGCGTGTTCGTGGCGGGCGAGATGCTCGACTGGGAGGCGCCGACCGGCGGCTACCTGCTCACCGCCTGCTTCGGCAGCGGCCGCGCCGCCGGGCGCGACGCGCTCGCCTACCTGGGCATCAATCGCTGA
- a CDS encoding head GIN domain-containing protein: protein MRALLKVGFSLLLLAFVLIGLSYAALRANGATAASEGRRMSSEKREVPAAIKAIDLDGPIDLNVRYGAAPALEVRGEARLLNNVDVNADGDVLHIGLRGMVLGHRRPLQVDLVLPRLDSIKIDGSGDSTVNGFSGQRIEARMQGSGSLRFNGRFRQVDAALSGSGELDLNAGPSIERFDALLTGSGHLTIVGGTRELHANASGSGELDARHLRADKVEVSQTGSGRSTVHARRSVAASISGSGDIEVTGNPAERSVSRSGSGTVTFSD, encoded by the coding sequence ATGCGTGCATTGCTGAAAGTCGGATTCAGCCTCCTGCTGCTGGCCTTCGTCCTGATCGGCCTGAGTTATGCCGCGCTGCGCGCGAATGGCGCGACCGCGGCCAGCGAGGGGCGCAGGATGAGCAGCGAGAAGCGCGAGGTGCCGGCCGCCATCAAGGCGATCGACCTGGACGGGCCGATCGACCTGAACGTGCGCTATGGCGCGGCGCCCGCGCTCGAGGTGCGCGGCGAGGCGCGCCTGCTCAACAACGTCGACGTGAACGCCGACGGCGACGTCCTGCACATCGGCCTGCGCGGCATGGTGCTGGGGCACCGCCGCCCGCTGCAGGTGGATCTGGTGCTGCCGCGCCTGGACAGCATCAAGATCGACGGCAGCGGCGACAGCACCGTCAACGGCTTCTCGGGCCAGCGCATCGAAGCGCGCATGCAGGGTTCGGGCAGCCTGCGCTTCAACGGGCGCTTCCGCCAGGTCGATGCGGCCCTCAGCGGCAGCGGCGAACTGGACCTGAATGCGGGCCCAAGCATCGAGCGCTTCGACGCGCTCCTGACCGGATCCGGCCACCTGACCATCGTCGGCGGCACCCGCGAACTGCACGCCAATGCCAGCGGTTCCGGCGAGCTCGATGCGCGCCACCTGCGCGCCGACAAGGTCGAGGTGAGCCAGACCGGCTCCGGACGCAGCACGGTGCACGCGCGAAGAAGCGTCGCGGCCTCGATCTCGGGCAGCGGCGACATCGAAGTGACCGGCAATCCTGCCGAGCGCAGCGTCAGCCGCAGCGGCAGCGGTACGGTGACCTTCAGCGATTGA
- a CDS encoding DUF1700 domain-containing protein: MGKLDYLDALKRALGGLPPEIQAKTLAWYEQRFVDGMAAGRSEASIAEELDDPRKIAVTLRANAHLDAFKEKKSPANAVRMLVAGVGLLVFNLFMAIPAAVVASLLVAAYGTALGFYVSGIAITASGLAGANELVLNNPLHRIEVMADGARRETVENSRTRVSIGKQGIHVYEEEPDADGGVADDPAEVAKSSIVIRRAEKVADAGIQISTDMDGESRTTQTLVGFAMVLGGILLFLLSLVITKYTFIGLKRYVRMNLSLLRGA, encoded by the coding sequence ATGGGCAAACTGGACTATCTCGACGCCCTCAAGCGGGCCCTGGGCGGCCTGCCGCCGGAGATCCAGGCCAAGACCCTGGCCTGGTACGAGCAGCGTTTCGTGGACGGCATGGCCGCCGGCCGCAGCGAAGCGAGCATCGCCGAGGAACTGGACGACCCGCGCAAAATCGCGGTGACGCTGCGCGCCAACGCCCATCTGGACGCGTTCAAGGAAAAGAAGTCCCCTGCCAACGCCGTGCGCATGCTGGTCGCCGGCGTTGGCTTGCTGGTGTTTAACCTGTTCATGGCGATCCCCGCGGCCGTGGTCGCCTCGCTGCTGGTCGCGGCCTACGGCACCGCGCTCGGTTTCTACGTGTCGGGCATCGCGATCACTGCCAGCGGCCTGGCCGGCGCCAACGAGCTGGTGCTGAACAATCCGCTGCACCGGATCGAAGTCATGGCCGACGGCGCGCGCCGCGAGACGGTCGAGAACAGCCGCACCCGGGTCTCGATCGGCAAGCAGGGCATCCACGTCTACGAGGAAGAACCGGACGCAGACGGCGGCGTCGCCGACGACCCGGCCGAGGTGGCGAAGTCCTCGATCGTCATCCGCCGCGCCGAGAAGGTCGCCGATGCCGGCATCCAGATCAGCACCGACATGGACGGCGAGTCGCGCACCACCCAGACCCTGGTCGGGTTCGCCATGGTGCTCGGCGGGATCCTGCTGTTCCTGCTGTCGCTGGTGATCACCAAGTACACCTTCATCGGCCTGAAGCGCTATGTCAGGATGAATCTGTCGCTGTTGAGGGGGGCTTGA
- the hpnE gene encoding hydroxysqualene dehydroxylase HpnE, giving the protein MSAPSGGLRVAVAGGGWAGCAAAVELAAGGARVTLLESARSLGGRARGVEVHGKMLDNGQHILLGAYAASLRLLRQVGIDPEQALLRLPVQMRYPEGSGGMDFVAPRWPAPLHLVAALVRAKGLARADKLALARFTTAARTMGWVLYHDCTVEELLARFDQTPRLNRLLWHPLCIAALNTPPERASARVFLAVLRDSLGAKRRAASDMLLPRIDMGALFPQAAARFVEQHGGEVLLGNKLTAVAPAGSGWRLTLSGGELAFDALVLATPATQSAAILAPHAPDLAGQLADLAYEPIATCYLQYDPALRLDLPFYALLDDPAHERWGQFAFDRGQLDATQPGLLAVVVSVAGAAAALEQDALGKMIAAQLAHDLRRPDLGAPQWTRVITEKRATFSCTPGLVRPGNETPLPGLVLAGDYTAGDYPATLETAVQSGIAAAALIRAYGKLPPEKRRLSHGDGGQEPTSVK; this is encoded by the coding sequence ATGTCCGCACCTAGCGGCGGCCTGCGGGTCGCCGTGGCCGGCGGCGGCTGGGCCGGCTGCGCCGCCGCCGTCGAACTGGCGGCCGGCGGCGCCCGGGTCACCCTGCTGGAGAGCGCGCGCAGCCTGGGCGGCCGGGCGCGCGGCGTCGAGGTGCACGGAAAAATGCTCGACAACGGCCAGCACATCCTGCTGGGCGCCTACGCCGCAAGCCTGCGCCTGCTACGCCAGGTCGGTATCGATCCCGAACAGGCCCTGCTGCGCCTGCCCGTGCAGATGCGCTATCCCGAAGGCAGCGGCGGCATGGACTTCGTCGCCCCGCGCTGGCCGGCGCCGCTGCACCTGGTCGCCGCCCTGGTGCGCGCCAAAGGACTGGCGCGCGCCGACAAGCTGGCCCTGGCCCGCTTCACCACCGCGGCGCGCACCATGGGCTGGGTGCTGTATCACGACTGCACGGTCGAGGAACTGCTGGCGCGCTTCGACCAGACCCCGCGCCTGAACCGCCTGCTGTGGCATCCACTGTGCATCGCCGCGCTGAACACGCCGCCGGAACGGGCCTCGGCCCGGGTTTTCCTGGCCGTGCTGCGCGACAGCCTGGGCGCCAAGCGGCGCGCGGCTTCGGACATGCTGCTGCCGCGCATCGACATGGGCGCCCTGTTCCCGCAGGCGGCGGCGCGCTTCGTCGAGCAGCATGGCGGCGAAGTACTGCTAGGCAACAAACTCACGGCCGTCGCGCCCGCCGGCAGCGGCTGGCGCCTTACCCTGTCCGGCGGCGAGCTTGCATTCGACGCCCTGGTGCTGGCCACCCCCGCCACGCAGTCCGCCGCCATCCTCGCGCCGCACGCCCCCGACCTGGCCGGGCAGCTCGCGGACCTGGCCTACGAGCCGATCGCGACCTGCTACCTGCAGTACGACCCGGCGCTGCGCCTCGACCTGCCTTTCTACGCCCTGCTCGACGATCCGGCCCACGAGCGCTGGGGCCAGTTCGCCTTCGACCGCGGCCAGCTCGATGCCACCCAGCCGGGTTTGCTGGCGGTGGTGGTCAGCGTCGCCGGCGCGGCGGCAGCGCTTGAGCAGGATGCGCTCGGCAAGATGATCGCGGCCCAGCTGGCCCACGACCTGCGCCGCCCGGACTTGGGCGCGCCGCAGTGGACGCGGGTGATCACCGAGAAACGCGCGACCTTTTCCTGCACCCCGGGACTGGTTCGGCCCGGCAATGAAACGCCCCTGCCCGGCCTGGTGCTGGCGGGCGACTACACGGCCGGCGACTACCCGGCGACGCTCGAGACCGCCGTGCAGAGCGGCATCGCGGCCGCCGCGCTTATCCGTGCCTACGGCAAGCTGCCCCCGGAAAAGCGCAGACTGTCGCACGGCGATGGCGGCCAGGAGCCGACTTCCGTAAAGTAG
- the hpnD gene encoding presqualene diphosphate synthase HpnD, protein MSPDEYCQQKTVQSGSSFYYSFLFLPPERRRAITALYAFCREVDDTVDETSDASVARIKLAWWRTEVSTMYKGSPTHPVTQALQPHVATYQLEEQHLQAIIDGMEMDLDQSRYLDFAGLQKYCWRVAGVVGILSASIFGYTRPETLLYAEKLGLAFQLTNIIRDVGDDARKGRIYIPVNELQQFNVTAADILNFRHSEKFEALMRFQNERAQRTYDEALALLPKQDRRAQRPGLMMAAIYRTLLDEIARDDFQVLNQRISLTPLRKLWLAWKTYVRT, encoded by the coding sequence ATGTCCCCCGACGAATACTGCCAGCAAAAGACGGTCCAAAGCGGCTCCAGCTTCTACTACAGCTTCCTGTTCCTGCCGCCGGAGCGCCGCCGCGCGATCACCGCGCTGTACGCCTTCTGCCGCGAAGTCGACGACACCGTCGACGAGACTTCCGACGCCTCGGTGGCGCGCATCAAGCTGGCCTGGTGGCGCACCGAGGTCTCGACCATGTACAAGGGCAGCCCCACCCACCCGGTGACCCAGGCGCTGCAGCCGCACGTCGCCACCTACCAACTGGAAGAGCAGCACCTGCAGGCCATCATCGACGGCATGGAGATGGACCTCGACCAGAGCCGCTACCTCGACTTCGCCGGCCTGCAGAAGTACTGCTGGCGGGTGGCCGGCGTGGTCGGCATCCTGTCGGCCAGCATCTTCGGCTACACCCGTCCGGAAACCCTGCTGTATGCGGAGAAGCTTGGCCTCGCCTTCCAGCTGACCAACATCATCCGCGACGTCGGCGACGATGCGCGCAAGGGCCGCATCTACATCCCGGTGAACGAACTGCAGCAGTTCAACGTGACGGCCGCCGACATCCTCAACTTCCGCCACAGCGAGAAGTTCGAAGCCCTGATGCGCTTCCAGAATGAACGCGCCCAGCGCACCTACGACGAGGCCCTGGCCCTGCTGCCGAAACAAGACCGGCGCGCCCAGCGTCCCGGCCTGATGATGGCCGCCATCTACCGCACCCTGCTCGACGAGATCGCGCGCGACGATTTCCAGGTGCTGAACCAGCGCATCTCGCTCACGCCGCTGCGCAAGCTGTGGCTGGCGTGGAAGACCTATGTCCGCACCTAG
- the hpnC gene encoding squalene synthase HpnC, translating to MPVEHYENFPVASFLLPRRLAPAVEAIYAFARSADDIADEGDAAAPERLAELERYGRELAAIERGLTPADPLFGRLATVVREFRLPVAPMHDLLSAFRQDVTTTRYADYTLLLDYCRRSANPVGRLMLELYDAVDERNLRDSDAICTALQLINFWQDVAIDLPKGRIYLPLEDLERHGVSEAELASGPATPAWRALMRFEVDRARALMLSGTPLVHRLPGRIGWELRLIVQGGLRILEAIEKAEYDVFRRRPALAAADWIVVAWRACKM from the coding sequence ATGCCAGTCGAGCATTACGAGAACTTCCCGGTCGCCTCCTTCCTGCTGCCGCGCCGCCTGGCGCCGGCGGTCGAGGCCATCTACGCGTTTGCCCGCAGCGCCGACGACATCGCCGACGAGGGCGACGCCGCGGCGCCCGAGCGCCTGGCCGAACTGGAGCGCTATGGACGCGAGCTCGCGGCCATCGAGCGCGGCCTCACCCCGGCCGACCCGCTGTTCGGCCGCCTGGCCACCGTGGTGCGCGAGTTCCGGCTGCCGGTCGCGCCCATGCACGACCTGCTGTCGGCCTTTCGCCAAGACGTCACCACCACCCGCTACGCCGACTACACCCTGCTGCTCGATTACTGCCGGCGCTCGGCCAACCCGGTCGGCCGCCTGATGCTGGAACTCTACGATGCCGTGGACGAGCGCAACCTGCGCGATTCCGACGCGATCTGCACCGCGCTTCAGCTCATCAACTTCTGGCAGGACGTCGCCATTGACCTGCCCAAGGGCCGCATCTACCTGCCGCTCGAAGACCTGGAGCGGCACGGCGTGTCGGAAGCGGAGCTGGCCTCCGGGCCGGCCACGCCGGCCTGGCGCGCCCTGATGCGCTTCGAGGTGGACCGCGCCCGCGCCCTGATGCTCAGCGGCACGCCGCTGGTGCACCGCCTGCCGGGACGCATCGGCTGGGAACTGCGCCTCATCGTGCAGGGCGGCCTGCGCATCCTGGAAGCGATCGAAAAGGCCGAGTACGACGTGTTCCGGCGCCGGCCGGCGCTGGCGGCCGCCGACTGGATCGTGGTGGCCTGGCGCGCCTGCAAGATGTGA
- a CDS encoding efflux RND transporter periplasmic adaptor subunit yields MRAACAAPLLLVLLAGCGKEAAKTEDVRPVRAIELVASSGGEQVEFSGDVRARYESRLGFRVGGKIVERRVDVGAIVKDGQVLMRLDPQDLRLAEAQARATLRAAETERDLAQADYKRHQNLRAQNFVSQAVLDAKQAALRAAQANVDAARAGFRGQSNQAGYANLESDTDGVVTAVDAEVGQVVAAGAPVVRVARTDEKEVVIGIPEDRVEALRQASKVNVRLWARRDEAIPGTIREVSPVADPATRTYTVKVAIPARADVRLGMTATVEMTTAGTANASALRVPLSALVQDKGVTSVWVVEQGAVQLRKVEVAGQSGNDILLSGGVQPGQTVVTAGVHLLKPGQKVRILTADVARRGDTEAAAVGGNEAAKGGAGK; encoded by the coding sequence ATGCGCGCCGCCTGTGCCGCGCCCCTGCTGCTGGTCCTGCTGGCCGGCTGCGGCAAGGAGGCAGCGAAGACCGAGGACGTGCGCCCGGTGCGCGCCATCGAGCTGGTGGCCAGCAGTGGCGGCGAGCAGGTCGAGTTCTCGGGCGACGTCCGGGCCCGCTACGAGTCGCGCCTGGGCTTCCGGGTGGGCGGCAAGATCGTCGAGCGCCGGGTCGATGTCGGCGCGATTGTCAAGGATGGCCAGGTCCTGATGCGCCTCGACCCGCAGGACCTGCGCCTGGCCGAGGCCCAGGCCCGCGCCACCCTGCGCGCCGCGGAAACCGAGCGCGACCTGGCCCAGGCCGACTACAAGCGCCACCAGAACCTGCGCGCCCAGAATTTCGTCAGCCAGGCCGTGCTGGACGCCAAGCAGGCCGCCCTGCGCGCGGCCCAGGCCAACGTCGATGCGGCGCGCGCGGGCTTTCGCGGCCAGTCGAACCAGGCAGGCTACGCCAACCTGGAATCGGACACCGATGGCGTGGTGACGGCGGTCGACGCCGAAGTCGGCCAGGTGGTGGCGGCCGGCGCGCCGGTGGTGCGGGTGGCCCGCACCGACGAGAAGGAAGTCGTGATCGGCATTCCCGAGGACCGGGTCGAGGCGCTGCGCCAGGCCAGCAAGGTCAATGTGCGCCTGTGGGCCAGGCGCGACGAAGCCATTCCCGGCACGATTCGCGAAGTCTCGCCGGTGGCCGATCCGGCCACCCGCACGTATACCGTCAAGGTGGCGATCCCGGCGCGCGCCGACGTCCGCCTCGGCATGACGGCGACCGTGGAGATGACTACCGCCGGCACCGCCAATGCCTCGGCCCTGCGGGTGCCGCTCAGCGCCCTGGTGCAGGACAAGGGCGTGACCAGCGTCTGGGTGGTCGAGCAGGGCGCGGTGCAGCTGCGCAAGGTCGAGGTGGCGGGGCAGTCGGGCAACGACATTCTGCTCTCCGGCGGAGTGCAGCCCGGCCAGACCGTGGTGACGGCCGGCGTGCACCTGCTCAAGCCGGGCCAGAAGGTGCGCATCCTGACGGCCGACGTGGCGCGCCGCGGCGATACCGAGGCCGCCGCGGTCGGCGGCAATGAGGCGGCCAAGGGCGGAGCCGGCAAATGA